A genomic segment from Polyangium mundeleinium encodes:
- a CDS encoding L,D-transpeptidase, giving the protein MRRHCYALFVLTAASLGGCREKPGPAPGLVADAVSEAGAATNPKADTDGAASADAADADAPPPEPSGPLLVDLAGIAHLPPPIPENAPRLASIAMRTDVVAKPDPKAARVGFLRAGAIVEMDPEIAGTAGCKDGWRKIKPYGYVCVGPDATIDLNHPIVKAATRRPDITQKLPYMYGIVTRGGPVYARIPTAEDLKAHEPGLKKHIAKWEKDKESGATYGLDVWMKWKSSPSPPALDAMEQKLTDEDIPFFLKDGGRVPNLSGLLKTNDLVKIGQVERRNGVAFVETFLHEGRRYNVSTDLRVMPADRFRPIRGSDFHGYEIGKDVDFPFALVRRPGAKRWVWDEGKNKLVANGEVPYRAAVGLTGKQKFVGGVLHYEMKDGGWIDDRHAGRVDPAKKMPAWGKNGEKWLDINITKQVLVAYEGTKAVFATVVSSGESGLEDPETSKSTKRGIFRIHTKHVSVTMDSDAVGEEFELRDVPYVQYFQDGYALHGAYWHDRFGQPKSHGCVNLAPEDARRLFHWTEPQVPHGWHGAARSLTGTVVFIHP; this is encoded by the coding sequence ATGCGACGCCACTGCTACGCGCTGTTCGTCCTCACGGCGGCGAGCCTCGGCGGCTGCCGCGAGAAACCAGGACCGGCCCCGGGCCTCGTCGCCGACGCGGTCTCCGAAGCCGGCGCCGCCACGAATCCGAAAGCCGACACGGACGGCGCAGCTTCCGCGGACGCGGCGGACGCGGACGCGCCTCCCCCTGAACCGAGCGGGCCCTTGCTCGTCGATCTCGCGGGCATCGCGCACCTGCCCCCTCCGATCCCGGAGAACGCGCCGCGGCTCGCGAGCATCGCGATGCGCACCGACGTCGTGGCGAAGCCGGATCCCAAGGCGGCGCGTGTCGGCTTCCTTCGCGCCGGCGCGATCGTCGAGATGGATCCCGAGATCGCGGGGACGGCCGGCTGCAAGGACGGATGGCGCAAGATCAAGCCGTACGGCTACGTCTGCGTGGGCCCCGACGCCACGATCGATCTGAACCACCCGATCGTGAAGGCCGCGACGCGGCGCCCCGACATCACGCAGAAGCTCCCGTACATGTACGGCATCGTGACGCGCGGCGGCCCGGTCTACGCGCGCATCCCCACGGCCGAGGACCTGAAGGCGCACGAGCCTGGACTGAAGAAGCACATCGCGAAGTGGGAGAAGGACAAGGAGAGCGGCGCGACGTACGGGCTCGACGTGTGGATGAAGTGGAAGTCTTCGCCCTCCCCGCCCGCGCTCGACGCGATGGAGCAGAAGCTCACGGACGAGGACATCCCGTTCTTCCTGAAGGACGGCGGCCGCGTGCCGAACCTGTCGGGTCTTTTGAAGACGAACGATCTCGTGAAGATCGGCCAGGTCGAGCGGCGCAACGGGGTGGCCTTCGTGGAGACGTTCTTGCACGAGGGGCGACGCTACAACGTGTCGACGGATCTGCGGGTGATGCCTGCGGATCGGTTCCGTCCGATCCGCGGCAGCGACTTCCACGGCTACGAGATCGGCAAGGACGTCGACTTCCCGTTCGCGCTGGTACGCAGGCCTGGGGCGAAGCGCTGGGTGTGGGATGAAGGGAAGAACAAGCTCGTCGCGAACGGGGAGGTCCCGTACCGCGCGGCGGTGGGGCTAACGGGCAAGCAGAAGTTCGTGGGCGGCGTCTTGCACTACGAGATGAAGGACGGCGGCTGGATCGACGACCGTCACGCGGGCCGCGTGGATCCGGCGAAGAAGATGCCGGCGTGGGGGAAGAACGGCGAGAAGTGGCTCGACATCAACATCACGAAGCAGGTGCTCGTCGCCTACGAGGGGACGAAGGCGGTGTTCGCGACGGTGGTGTCGAGTGGGGAGAGCGGGCTCGAGGATCCGGAGACGAGCAAGTCGACGAAGCGAGGGATCTTCCGGATCCATACGAAACACGTGAGCGTGACGATGGACTCGGACGCGGTGGGCGAGGAGTTCGAGCTACGCGACGTGCCGTACGTGCAGTACTTCCAGGACGGCTACGCGCTGCACGGCGCCTACTGGCACGACCGCTTCGGCCAGCCGAAGAGCCACGGCTGCGTGAACCTCGCGCCGGAAGACGCGCGGAGGCTGTTCCACTGGACGGAGCCCCAAGTGCCGCATGGATGGCACGGAGCGGCGCGGAGCCTCACGGGGACGGTGGTGTTCATTCATCCGTGA
- a CDS encoding PAS domain-containing sensor histidine kinase produces the protein MTNSAAPLESTASFLDSIVENLPHMIFVKDAAELRFVLFNKAGEDLLGLHREAILGKNDDDLFPREQAMFFVAKDREVLSGNCLVDITEEPIQTRHGLRVLHTKKIPIVDHAGQPRFLLGISEDITERKLLEERIRRADERQRVLAQTTAPLAPAGGDPLPAAARLALPVGGDGCMFLIDPTSGAPRAVVAHVDAAREERWRQLVETSNLIERFSASARAVLEAGQPLVLNEIDHATLASFTTDTRAAFELAALGPHALLLVSLRGRDQRLGTLVFLRDVTERAFDEDDRAFAERFAQRLAGDLDNTRLYRELERAEAAQRFLGEVAERLAGSLDFDELVGLVPRLTLPFLADWCVMYLLEEDGQMRRFSVAHVDPSRDALLVESVGRYAPGSKQPGLEPASTLVPILNPVVDDALLDRVCVDADHKDLVHRIGITTAMAVPVRARGRVLGSISFGRGSGGSPYQSHDLTLAIALADRVGIALDNARLYQEAQAALRARDEFLSIASHELRTPLTTACLSVDLLARGLQNGGKPSATIARAFGTQKQLARLKRLVDGLLDVSRIAAGKLVLELGEIDLCALCTELVERFTEEAQRVGSEVHLHVRCARQIHGDAMRIEQVLTNLLTNALRYAAPAPVHVQVEVAENGALLSVRDEGKGIAPEDLARIFDRFERGATSSAHGGLGLGLYIARQICEAHGGTIRALSEPGRGAEFVVELPLSPPLCL, from the coding sequence GTGACCAACAGCGCGGCGCCGCTCGAAAGCACAGCTTCGTTCCTCGACTCGATCGTCGAGAACCTCCCTCACATGATCTTCGTGAAGGACGCGGCCGAGCTCCGCTTCGTCCTTTTCAACAAAGCAGGCGAGGACCTGCTCGGGCTGCACCGCGAAGCCATCCTCGGCAAAAACGACGACGACTTGTTCCCCCGAGAACAGGCGATGTTCTTCGTGGCCAAGGACCGCGAGGTGCTCTCGGGCAACTGCCTCGTCGACATCACCGAGGAGCCCATCCAGACGCGGCACGGTCTGCGCGTCCTGCATACGAAGAAGATCCCCATCGTCGACCACGCGGGGCAGCCGCGTTTTTTGCTCGGCATCTCCGAGGACATCACGGAGCGAAAGCTGCTCGAAGAGCGAATCCGCCGCGCCGACGAGCGGCAGCGGGTCCTCGCGCAGACGACCGCGCCCCTCGCGCCCGCCGGTGGGGATCCGCTGCCCGCGGCCGCGCGCTTGGCCCTGCCCGTCGGCGGCGACGGTTGCATGTTCCTCATCGATCCGACGAGCGGCGCGCCCCGCGCCGTCGTCGCGCACGTGGACGCCGCACGGGAAGAGCGCTGGCGGCAGCTCGTCGAGACCTCGAACCTCATCGAGCGCTTCTCGGCGTCGGCCCGCGCCGTGCTCGAAGCAGGACAGCCGCTCGTGCTGAACGAGATCGACCACGCGACGCTCGCCTCGTTCACGACGGACACGAGGGCCGCCTTCGAGCTTGCCGCGCTCGGGCCCCACGCGCTCCTGCTCGTCTCGCTGCGCGGGCGTGATCAGCGGCTCGGCACGCTCGTGTTCTTGCGTGACGTGACCGAGCGCGCCTTCGACGAGGACGACCGCGCTTTCGCCGAGCGGTTCGCGCAGCGCCTGGCCGGGGACCTCGACAATACGCGTCTCTACCGGGAGCTCGAGCGAGCCGAGGCGGCGCAGCGTTTCCTCGGCGAGGTAGCCGAGCGCCTCGCTGGCTCGCTCGACTTCGACGAGCTCGTCGGCCTCGTCCCGCGCCTCACCCTCCCGTTCCTCGCCGACTGGTGCGTGATGTACCTGCTGGAAGAAGACGGGCAGATGCGACGCTTCTCGGTGGCCCACGTGGATCCGTCGCGGGATGCGCTGCTCGTCGAATCGGTGGGTCGGTACGCCCCGGGGAGCAAGCAGCCAGGCCTGGAGCCCGCGAGCACGCTGGTGCCGATCTTGAACCCCGTGGTCGACGATGCCCTGCTCGATCGCGTCTGCGTGGACGCCGATCACAAGGACCTCGTTCACCGCATCGGAATCACGACAGCGATGGCCGTGCCCGTGCGCGCCCGCGGGCGTGTGCTCGGCAGCATCAGCTTCGGGCGCGGCAGCGGAGGATCTCCCTACCAGAGCCACGATCTGACGCTGGCGATCGCGCTCGCCGATCGCGTGGGCATCGCGCTGGACAACGCGCGCCTCTACCAGGAAGCCCAAGCCGCGCTCCGGGCGCGCGACGAGTTCCTCTCGATCGCCTCGCACGAGCTGCGGACGCCGCTCACGACAGCGTGCCTCTCGGTCGATCTGCTCGCGCGCGGGTTGCAGAACGGGGGGAAACCCAGCGCGACCATCGCGCGTGCCTTCGGCACGCAAAAGCAGCTCGCGCGCTTGAAGCGCCTCGTCGACGGCCTGCTCGACGTCTCGCGGATCGCCGCGGGGAAGCTCGTCCTCGAGCTCGGGGAGATCGATCTCTGCGCGTTGTGTACCGAGCTCGTGGAGCGCTTCACCGAGGAAGCGCAACGCGTGGGCAGCGAGGTGCACCTGCACGTGCGCTGCGCCCGCCAGATCCACGGCGACGCGATGCGGATCGAGCAAGTGCTGACGAACCTCCTCACGAACGCGCTGCGCTACGCGGCCCCAGCCCCGGTCCACGTGCAGGTCGAGGTCGCGGAGAACGGCGCGCTCCTCTCGGTGCGGGACGAGGGCAAGGGCATCGCCCCCGAGGATCTCGCGCGGATCTTCGACCGCTTCGAGCGCGGCGCGACGTCGAGCGCCCACGGAGGCCTCGGGCTCGGCCTGTACATCGCGCGCCAGATCTGCGAGGCCCACGGCGGCACGATCCGCGCGCTCAGCGAGCCCGGCCGCGGCGCCGAGTTCGTGGTCGAGTTGCCGCTTTCGCCGCCGTTGTGTTTGTGA
- a CDS encoding CDP-alcohol phosphatidyltransferase family protein, with amino-acid sequence MPGSPIEVYRLTRKKHDQIWNTYVMRPLAAVFVAAIHRTPLTPNQITILSLFVAVTGSALFVALPSYRGGLCAVLVLELAYLFDCADGMLARYKKLASPTGHLFDFFVDEIKAVLLVAVIGIHLHRKGGLGIDGSTWPANGPGFLYAAVAGAVIVASGISLTNFVRRPELTGKDTPTEAHYETVGEKKPQSIVGRVASLVMTFLRFLNHYPSHIWIFALADRLDVFFWMYVALNALYLARGWLGLVVRFGRA; translated from the coding sequence ATGCCGGGCAGCCCGATCGAGGTCTACCGCCTCACCCGCAAGAAACACGATCAGATCTGGAACACGTACGTGATGCGTCCGCTCGCGGCCGTGTTCGTCGCCGCGATCCACCGCACGCCCCTCACGCCGAACCAGATCACGATCCTGAGCCTCTTCGTCGCGGTGACCGGCTCCGCGCTCTTCGTCGCGCTCCCCTCCTACCGCGGCGGCCTCTGTGCCGTGCTCGTCCTCGAGCTCGCCTACCTCTTCGACTGCGCGGACGGGATGCTCGCGCGGTACAAGAAGCTCGCCTCCCCCACGGGCCACCTCTTCGACTTCTTCGTCGACGAGATCAAAGCGGTGCTGCTCGTCGCCGTGATCGGCATCCACCTCCACAGAAAAGGAGGGCTCGGGATCGATGGCTCCACGTGGCCCGCGAACGGCCCGGGGTTCCTCTATGCGGCCGTGGCCGGCGCGGTGATCGTGGCCTCGGGCATCTCGCTGACGAACTTCGTCCGCAGGCCCGAGCTCACGGGAAAAGACACGCCGACGGAGGCGCATTACGAGACCGTGGGCGAGAAGAAGCCGCAGTCGATCGTCGGCCGCGTCGCGTCCCTCGTGATGACGTTCCTGCGCTTCCTCAACCACTACCCGAGCCACATCTGGATCTTCGCGCTCGCGGATCGGCTCGACGTTTTCTTCTGGATGTACGTCGCGCTGAACGCGCTCTACCTCGCCCGCGGCTGGCTCGGGCTCGTGGTCCGGTTCGGGCGCGCGTAG
- a CDS encoding DUF4349 domain-containing protein, which yields MPYVFRTLRARLAALTLITTSLFMVGCGAGAEPPAAAYAPQPAYYGGGAAQAEAAPASAGAPMPMDAPSPAPMAASDSESYESMGSSDESGFFGGSPDAAAKATALGPSPAPAPVAPGARAPMAAPAAAPKQPTPPPTGAKPAPGGKKTEGASEPQQPQEKPATPLLIYTGRVGMEVAESTVIPGTIDKVIDMAESFGGYLASRSDAGVVIRVPSRHFRDALTALEKLGEVKRRSVNAEDVSEEFHDLEVRLQNLKSVQKRLQEFLAKAANVNDALQVEHELERVGREIDQIEGRMRFLRARATFSTITVDVSAKPKQQQVVAQGTPPPPPPPRTIDLPIDWLSRVGLETLMTLR from the coding sequence ATGCCCTACGTGTTCCGGACCCTCCGGGCGCGGCTCGCCGCGCTCACGTTGATCACCACGTCTCTCTTCATGGTCGGGTGTGGCGCCGGCGCCGAGCCGCCCGCGGCCGCCTACGCCCCGCAGCCGGCCTACTACGGCGGCGGCGCCGCGCAGGCCGAGGCCGCGCCCGCCTCCGCCGGCGCCCCGATGCCGATGGATGCGCCCTCGCCCGCGCCGATGGCCGCCAGCGACAGCGAAAGTTACGAGAGCATGGGCAGCTCCGACGAATCGGGCTTCTTCGGCGGCTCGCCCGACGCGGCCGCGAAAGCGACAGCGCTCGGCCCGTCGCCCGCCCCGGCCCCCGTGGCGCCCGGCGCACGCGCCCCGATGGCCGCGCCCGCGGCCGCGCCGAAGCAACCCACGCCGCCTCCCACGGGCGCGAAGCCCGCGCCCGGCGGCAAGAAGACCGAAGGCGCCTCCGAGCCGCAGCAGCCGCAGGAGAAGCCCGCGACGCCGCTGCTCATCTACACGGGCCGCGTCGGCATGGAGGTCGCGGAGTCCACGGTCATCCCCGGGACGATCGACAAGGTCATCGACATGGCCGAGTCGTTCGGCGGCTACCTCGCGTCGCGCTCGGACGCGGGCGTCGTGATCCGCGTGCCCTCGCGGCATTTCCGCGACGCGCTCACCGCGCTGGAGAAGCTCGGCGAGGTCAAGCGCCGCAGCGTGAACGCGGAGGACGTGTCCGAGGAGTTCCACGACCTCGAAGTGCGCCTCCAGAACCTGAAGAGCGTGCAGAAGCGCCTGCAGGAGTTCCTCGCGAAGGCAGCGAACGTGAACGACGCGCTGCAGGTCGAGCACGAGCTCGAGCGCGTGGGCCGCGAGATCGATCAGATCGAAGGCCGCATGCGGTTCCTCCGCGCCCGCGCGACGTTCTCCACGATCACCGTCGACGTCTCGGCCAAGCCCAAGCAGCAGCAGGTCGTGGCGCAAGGCACGCCGCCGCCGCCCCCGCCGCCGCGCACGATCGATCTGCCCATCGACTGGCTCTCGAGGGTCGGCCTCGAGACGCTGATGACCCTTCGCTGA
- a CDS encoding DEAD/DEAH box helicase, with the protein MFHPLVDAWFTRRFGAATPVQVRAWPTIQRGEDCLIAAPTGSGKTLAAFLACLDRLVRASDEGRLADRIEVVYVSPLKALSNDVQKNLDEPIAELTALADELGLARPAVRTAVRTGDTPEKDRRKLFKKPPHVLVTTPESLFILLGSASGRRALGGVRTVIVDEIHAVASDKRGAHLALSIERLEELVTSGGEARPQRVGLSATMRPIEIAARMLVGAGRPLPEIVDAGVRRDLDLAVEVPRDELGAVCTNEQWEELYDRVAEMCRAHKSTLVFVNTRRLVERVALHLGARLGEQAVAAHHGSLSRSRRLAAERRLKAGELKVVVATASLELGIDVGAVELVCLVGSPRSIATALQRIGRSGHALAATPKGRMFPLTRDQLLECAAIVRSARRGEIDRIAMRDAPLDVLAQQIVAACASGERGEDELFALMRRAAPYEKLTRAAFDDVVQMLAEGVSARRGRAGALLFRDGVGQRLKARRGASIAALTSGGAIPDNGNYDVVLADGMKVGSVDEDFAIDSSAGDVFLLGSTSWRIRRIEAGKVWVEDAPGAPPTVPFWFGEGPARTRELSAEVGLLREEVARRLFDGREADEPVRLWWTAAWLEETCALDRAGAVLLCEYVAAARSALGEMPSQRVVVAERFFDEAGGMQLILHAPFGARINRAWGLALRKRFCRSFDFELQAAATDDGVLLSLGAQHSFPLEVIFEMLRPEGVVGVLEQAALQAPMFGTRFRWNATRALQILRFSGGRKVPAPLVRMRSDDLIAAVFPAQLGCQDNHGREAILEIPDHPLVRETMRDCLTEVMDAEGLTEVLERIQRGEIRIASRETAEPSVLSHEILNANPYAFLDDAPLEERRARAVTVRRGLPAEIADRIGGLDPEAIEAIVAEARPVVRDEDELHDLLLDLTALPEEDASALGYDRRLDVLVRARRAAKLAGPGITGALWVAAERRDRAASIWPAGAFSPELVQPTKVPLEAPAEGEREAAIAGLVRGWLALVGPIQAAMLAERLSIEVADIEIALARVEADGVVLRGRFSPDLEPGAIEWCDRRLLARIHRRTVDGLRRAIEPASPVELVRFLLAWQGVIPGQHAQGAAGLARVVEQLQGFEIAAGAWESEILPARVEAYDPSWLDLLCLSGEVTWGRLSPRASAGGAPTRAAPITLALRRDLAWLLAEPSEAPPEAPLGDEGLSLAARRVLATLGAAGASFFEDIVRATGLARPEVEEALWELVSAGRITGDGFAGLRGLLGPSARARARSSTKHSRGAPVLAAGRWALLRAPVHADAPPAGGVDPAALIEAQARQLLRRWGIVFRELVTRESRAPAWRDLVRVYRRLEMRGEVRGGRLVASFVGEQFALPEALESLRALRKAPLRGEAVRLSACDPLNLVGTILPGERVPSTLSHFVTYRDGMPIEEPIGAEKVGPAKARPGERAPARAV; encoded by the coding sequence GTGTTCCACCCCCTCGTCGACGCCTGGTTCACCCGCCGTTTCGGGGCCGCGACGCCTGTGCAGGTCCGCGCCTGGCCCACGATCCAGCGAGGTGAGGACTGCCTCATCGCCGCCCCCACTGGCTCCGGCAAGACGCTGGCCGCGTTCCTCGCGTGCCTTGATCGTCTCGTGCGTGCGAGCGACGAGGGGCGGCTCGCGGACCGCATCGAGGTCGTTTACGTCTCGCCGCTGAAGGCGCTGTCGAACGACGTCCAGAAGAACCTCGATGAGCCGATCGCGGAGCTCACCGCGCTCGCCGACGAGCTCGGCCTCGCGCGGCCCGCCGTCCGGACGGCCGTGCGCACGGGCGACACGCCGGAGAAGGACCGGCGAAAGCTCTTCAAGAAGCCCCCGCACGTGCTGGTCACGACGCCGGAGTCGCTCTTCATCCTGCTCGGATCGGCCTCGGGTCGTCGCGCGCTCGGCGGCGTGCGCACCGTGATCGTGGACGAGATCCATGCGGTCGCCTCGGACAAGCGAGGCGCGCACCTCGCGCTCTCGATCGAGCGGCTCGAAGAGCTCGTGACGAGCGGCGGGGAGGCGCGCCCGCAGCGCGTGGGGCTCTCGGCGACGATGCGGCCGATCGAGATCGCAGCGCGGATGCTCGTCGGCGCAGGCAGGCCGCTGCCGGAGATCGTCGACGCGGGCGTGCGCCGGGATCTCGACCTCGCCGTGGAGGTGCCGCGCGACGAGCTCGGGGCGGTCTGCACGAACGAGCAGTGGGAAGAGCTCTACGACCGCGTGGCCGAGATGTGCCGCGCGCACAAGTCGACGCTCGTCTTCGTCAACACGCGCAGGCTCGTGGAGCGGGTGGCGCTGCACCTTGGCGCGCGGCTCGGCGAGCAGGCCGTGGCCGCCCATCACGGCAGCCTCTCCCGTTCGCGGCGGCTCGCGGCGGAGCGCAGGCTCAAGGCCGGCGAGCTCAAGGTCGTGGTGGCGACGGCGTCGCTCGAGCTCGGCATCGACGTGGGCGCCGTGGAGCTCGTTTGCCTCGTGGGATCGCCGCGATCGATCGCCACGGCGCTGCAGCGCATCGGCCGCTCGGGCCACGCGCTCGCGGCGACGCCGAAGGGACGGATGTTCCCGTTGACGCGGGATCAGCTCCTCGAGTGCGCGGCGATCGTTCGGTCGGCGCGGCGCGGCGAGATCGACCGCATCGCGATGCGCGACGCGCCGCTCGACGTGCTCGCGCAGCAGATCGTGGCGGCGTGCGCGTCGGGGGAGCGGGGCGAGGACGAGCTCTTCGCGCTCATGCGGCGGGCGGCGCCCTACGAGAAGCTCACGCGCGCGGCGTTCGACGATGTCGTGCAGATGCTCGCCGAGGGCGTGTCGGCGCGGCGCGGTCGGGCGGGCGCGCTCCTCTTCCGGGACGGCGTGGGCCAGCGGCTCAAGGCGCGGCGCGGGGCATCGATCGCCGCGCTCACGTCGGGCGGCGCGATCCCGGACAACGGCAACTACGACGTCGTGCTCGCGGACGGGATGAAGGTCGGCTCGGTCGACGAGGACTTTGCGATCGACTCTTCGGCCGGCGACGTCTTCCTCCTCGGATCGACGTCGTGGCGCATCCGCCGGATCGAGGCGGGCAAGGTGTGGGTCGAAGATGCGCCGGGCGCGCCGCCGACGGTGCCGTTCTGGTTCGGCGAGGGGCCCGCGCGCACGCGCGAGCTCTCCGCGGAGGTGGGCCTCTTGCGCGAGGAGGTCGCGCGGAGGCTCTTCGATGGGCGCGAGGCGGACGAACCGGTGCGGCTCTGGTGGACGGCGGCGTGGCTGGAAGAGACGTGCGCGCTCGATCGCGCGGGCGCGGTGCTGCTCTGCGAGTACGTGGCGGCCGCGCGGTCCGCGCTCGGGGAGATGCCGTCGCAGCGCGTCGTCGTGGCCGAGCGGTTTTTCGACGAAGCGGGCGGGATGCAGCTCATCCTGCACGCGCCCTTCGGCGCCCGCATCAACCGCGCCTGGGGCCTCGCGCTGCGCAAGCGCTTCTGCCGGAGCTTCGACTTCGAGCTGCAGGCGGCGGCGACCGACGACGGCGTGCTGCTCTCGCTCGGCGCGCAGCACAGCTTCCCGCTCGAAGTGATCTTCGAGATGCTGCGGCCCGAGGGCGTGGTGGGCGTGCTCGAACAGGCCGCGCTCCAGGCGCCGATGTTCGGGACGCGCTTCCGGTGGAACGCGACGCGCGCGCTCCAGATCCTGCGTTTCTCCGGGGGGCGAAAGGTGCCGGCGCCGCTCGTGCGCATGCGCAGCGACGACCTCATCGCCGCTGTGTTCCCGGCGCAGCTCGGCTGCCAGGACAACCACGGGCGCGAGGCGATCCTCGAGATCCCGGATCACCCGCTCGTGCGCGAGACGATGCGCGACTGCCTGACGGAGGTGATGGACGCCGAGGGCCTCACCGAGGTGCTCGAACGGATCCAGCGCGGCGAGATCCGGATCGCCTCGCGCGAGACGGCCGAGCCGAGCGTGCTGTCGCACGAGATCCTGAACGCGAACCCGTACGCGTTCCTCGACGACGCGCCGCTCGAAGAGCGACGGGCGCGCGCGGTCACCGTGCGCCGCGGCTTGCCGGCGGAGATTGCAGACCGGATCGGCGGGCTCGATCCGGAGGCCATCGAGGCGATCGTCGCGGAGGCCCGGCCCGTCGTGCGCGACGAGGACGAGCTGCATGATCTCCTGCTCGATCTCACGGCGTTGCCCGAGGAGGACGCGAGCGCGCTCGGATACGATCGGCGCCTCGACGTGCTCGTGCGCGCGCGTCGCGCCGCGAAGCTCGCGGGGCCGGGGATCACGGGGGCGCTGTGGGTCGCGGCCGAGCGGCGGGATCGGGCGGCTTCGATCTGGCCCGCGGGGGCCTTCTCGCCGGAGCTCGTGCAGCCCACGAAGGTCCCCCTGGAAGCGCCCGCGGAGGGAGAACGCGAGGCCGCGATCGCGGGCCTCGTGCGCGGCTGGCTCGCGCTCGTCGGCCCCATCCAGGCGGCCATGCTCGCCGAGCGTCTGTCGATCGAGGTCGCGGACATCGAGATCGCCCTCGCGCGCGTGGAGGCGGACGGCGTGGTGCTGCGCGGGAGGTTCTCGCCGGACCTCGAACCCGGGGCGATCGAGTGGTGCGATCGGCGCCTGCTCGCGCGGATCCATCGCCGCACCGTCGACGGCCTGCGCCGCGCGATCGAGCCTGCGTCGCCCGTCGAGCTCGTGCGTTTTCTGCTCGCGTGGCAGGGCGTGATCCCGGGGCAACACGCGCAGGGCGCCGCGGGGCTCGCGCGTGTCGTCGAGCAGCTCCAGGGCTTCGAGATCGCCGCGGGCGCGTGGGAGAGCGAGATCCTCCCTGCGCGCGTCGAGGCCTACGATCCCTCGTGGCTCGATCTGCTTTGCCTGTCCGGCGAGGTCACGTGGGGGCGGCTCTCGCCGCGCGCCTCGGCTGGCGGCGCGCCCACGCGCGCGGCGCCCATCACGCTCGCGCTGCGGCGGGATCTCGCGTGGCTGCTCGCGGAGCCGTCCGAGGCCCCGCCCGAGGCGCCGCTCGGCGACGAGGGACTTTCTCTTGCCGCGCGCCGTGTGCTCGCCACGCTCGGCGCGGCGGGGGCGTCCTTCTTCGAGGACATCGTCCGCGCCACGGGCCTCGCGCGGCCCGAGGTCGAGGAGGCGTTGTGGGAGCTCGTCTCCGCCGGGCGGATCACGGGGGACGGGTTTGCGGGGCTGCGCGGGTTGCTCGGGCCCTCGGCGCGCGCCCGCGCTCGTTCGAGCACCAAGCATTCACGTGGCGCGCCCGTCCTCGCGGCAGGCCGATGGGCGCTTCTCCGCGCGCCGGTTCACGCCGACGCGCCCCCCGCGGGCGGCGTCGATCCTGCCGCGCTGATCGAGGCCCAGGCCCGGCAGCTCCTGCGGCGCTGGGGCATCGTCTTCCGCGAGCTCGTCACCCGCGAGTCCCGCGCGCCCGCATGGCGGGACCTCGTGCGTGTCTATCGCCGCCTGGAGATGCGGGGCGAAGTGCGCGGGGGCCGGCTCGTCGCATCCTTCGTCGGCGAGCAGTTCGCGCTGCCCGAGGCCCTCGAATCGCTGCGGGCCCTTCGCAAGGCGCCGCTGCGCGGAGAGGCCGTGCGGCTGTCGGCGTGTGATCCGCTGAACCTGGTCGGGACGATCCTCCCAGGCGAGCGCGTGCCCTCGACGCTCTCGCACTTCGTCACGTACCGGGATGGGATGCCGATCGAGGAGCCGATCGGGGCGGAGAAGGTGGGGCCTGCAAAGGCTCGCCCGGGTGAACGGGCGCCCGCCCGCGCGGTCTGA